TCTACATAATGTTCAATTCTGTCAATTATTTTCCCGAAATATTCAAAGATCCCTACTGAATAATCGTTGCACTCCTATTGTATTATAAAAACATATTGACTTTTTACTGAATCACGGTAGATCATAGATGCAAATCTTTTTTCTAGGGTAGATCTTCAAAACATGTACACTTTAAACTACTCTCAGGTTACGGCGGTATGGATTTTTGAGATTTTATTTGGATGTTTGCACGTGCCTATATTCACAAGACCGTCATACATGCTACTAGGTTAAGCTACAGAAAAGGAGTGATTGCTGGAGGTGGCGATTCATTACTATTTCAACGGTATTACGCATCACGTATAACCTATATATTTGGCATCAACCGACAATATGTACaaagcaaagaagacaacAGATTCACTGTTGGAACTGTTAATCAAGAGGGCTACTGATGAAACCTTGACAACCAACAATTGGGAGTATATCATTGCTGTTTGCGATAAGGTGAAGAGCGACCCAGAAGTGGCAACTAAGAAAGCAATTACCATCTTAACAACACGATTACAGAGTAAAGATGCCAATGTGTTGTTGAGAACGCTTTCCTTAATAATTGCTCTTGGCGAGAACTGTGGATCACGAATGCAGCAAGAAATTGCTTCGGAAGCATTCTTGAAGCCGTTAACCAAGAAGCTAAAGGAGAAAAAGTTGCATGAAACGGTGAAGGTTGAAATTGCCAAACTTATCGAACAATTGCACCAGTCTTTTAAGTCTGATCCATCGTTGAAGCCAATGTCAGATGCCTATAACAAGATAAAACAGGAACACCCAAGATACcttgaaagaaatgtaCCAGCTAAACCAGAGAAGCATGATGTCAGCTCTAAAACACAATCGGAAGAGGATGAATTGCAAAGGGTCATCAACTTATCCTTACAGGAGTACGAAAGAGAGCAGTTTTCGAAGAGTCTTCAGAAACCACTTCCAGATCCAAAAAAGACTTCTCCTAGAAATGCAAACATCGCCCAAGAAGACTCTGATGACAAGAAGCCTGAAATAAGCAAGGTTAGAGCAATGTTCGACTTGGTATCTCACGAAAAAGATGAACTTTCCTTCAGAAAGGGTGATCTAATTAATGTGATTGAGGTTGTGTACCGTGATTGGTGGCGTGGTTCATTGCcaactggagaagttggaataTTTCCCTTGAATTATGTTGCGCCTGTTTATGCAAAATCACTGgatcaaattgaaaaggaattacaaattgaaaacagATTGCTTAACGTGgagctgaagaagattgatAAAGTATTGGCTATGTTGTCTGCAGCTACTAATGGCAACGAAAACATAGAcgatgaagagttggagaatTTATACGGGCAGGTTAGTGGATTACGCTCACAGTTGGGCCATCTTATCATGAAGCATACCCAGagagaaaaggaattgaaactATTAAACGAACAGTTGgcaattgaagacaaaGCATTCCATGATTTGTTGGATAAACTGATATCGTCATTTAGTAATAGGAACTCTTACATTTCTCTGGATGTTGTTCCATATCCAACTGGAGGCAATGGTTCAGTCAACAGTGGATACCCCGCCGTGCCTAATGCATACTCTGGTTACAATACCTACAACGGCAATGGTACTCCTTTGGCCATGCAACCAACGAGTCTCGGTTTCGGAAATTCTATTTATGCTCTGCAACCCCAGCAGCAGCCCCCACGACAAGTGAGTCAGCAAATGCCACCGCAAGATTATCAACTGTATCTGAACATAAATAGTTTCCCAGAGGTAGATAGAATGTAGTTTAATTACGTATGGCGCATAATGCAATGTTAATGATATCCTCAACTTTCTAGTAAATGTGCACTCCACAGAAAAAAACTTGAGTTGTAAATAAACCATAATCAATTGATAGAAGTTTATGTAGCAATCTGACTTCACACCACCAGGCAAAAAATGTCCGATTCATTGTACGCACATAGAGAAGATCAAAACAATCAGAGATTTGAACAGCTTGCACAAACTTTGCATCAATTTCGCAATACAGTCAATAATGATATCCATGGGTCGATACAGCAGGAGAATTCCATCTTAGATTCGTTGAATGACAGCTTCGGTCTGTTAATGCAACAAGTTAAAAGAACAAGCGGTGATTTGAGATCGGTGATTAATAGAAATGCTAGTTTATCTAGAATTGTAGGGATGATCTTACTTGGTTTCTTTGTTATTTGGATGTTGTATAAACTTAGATGATGCCCAGTCGAGCGACATTTACAACTgcaatgaagatgacaagaattcatttgaaaattttaaACATATGATCAGAATGTCACTTGGTATTTAGATCTATTGCTAATTAACTACTTTTTGTGAACGACATCAGATCCTAACCTATAGTTACCAATTGCACTACCCCAGTTTatctttgatcttgtcaCTGGCAATAATCTTCttaagttcttgaagtactttTGATTTAAGTCATTAAAGTTTTCCACTATTTGCATAGTGATCTTGTTTTCCAAATCGTTTATAGCATTGATAATTGCACTTGCGTTTGCA
This window of the Scheffersomyces stipitis CBS 6054 chromosome 6, complete sequence genome carries:
- a CDS encoding predicted protein (go_process intracellular protein transport), with the protein product MYKAKKTTDSSLESLIKRATDETLTTNNWEYIIAVCDKVKSDPEVATKKAITILTTRLQSKDANVLLRTLSLIIALGENCGSRMQQEIASEAFLKPLTKKLKEKKLHETVKVEIAKLIEQLHQSFKSDPSLKPMSDAYNKIKQEHPRYLERNVPAKPEKHDVSSKTQSEEDELQRVINLSLQEYEREQFSKSLQKPLPDPKKTSPRNANIAQEDSDDKKPEISKVRAMFDLVSHEKDELSFRKGDLINVIEVVYRDWWRGSLPTGEVGIFPLNYVAPVYAKSSDQIEKELQIENRLLNVESKKIDKVLAMLSAATNGNENIDDEELENLYGQVSGLRSQLGHLIMKHTQREKELKLLNEQLAIEDKAFHDLLDKSISSFSNRNSYISSDVVPYPTGGNGSVNSGYPAVPNAYSGYNTYNGNGTPLAMQPTSLGFGNSIYASQPQQQPPRQVSQQMPPQDYQSYSNINSFPEVDRM
- a CDS encoding predicted protein, with the protein product MSDSLYAHREDQNNQRFEQLAQTLHQFRNTVNNDIHGSIQQENSILDSLNDSFGSLMQQVKRTSGDLRSVINRNASLSRIVGMILLGFFVIWMLYKLR